One Oncorhynchus masou masou isolate Uvic2021 chromosome 27, UVic_Omas_1.1, whole genome shotgun sequence genomic window carries:
- the LOC135515301 gene encoding achaete-scute homolog 1a: MDITAKMEINVSQQQFMPPSCFFAAAAQSIQLSPTSSQGSGKSASKVKRQRSSSPELLRCKRRLNFAGFGYSLPQQQPHTVARRNERERNRVKLVNNGFATLREHVPNGAANKKMSKVETLRSAVEYIRALQQLLDEHDAVSAAFQSGVLSPNNYPNEMNSMAGSPVSSYSSDEGSYDPLSPEEQELLDFTNWF; this comes from the coding sequence ATGGACATCACAGCAAAGATGGAAATAAATGTGAGCCAGCAGCAGTTCATGCCGCCCTCCTGCTTCTTTGCTGCCGCAGCGCAGAGTATCCAGCTCAGCCCTACCAGCAGCCAAGGGAGCGGCAAGTCAGCATCCAAGGTGAAGAGACAGCGCTCATCCTCGCCCGAGCTGCTAAGATGCAAGAGGAGGCTGAACTTTGCCGGCTTTGGGTACAGCCTACCGCAGCAGCAGCCGCACACTGTGGCGCGGCGGAACGAGAGGGAGCGCAACAGAGTGAAACTTGTCAACAACGGCTTCGCCACTCTCCGGGAACACGTCCCCAATGGCGCGGCCAACAAGAAGATGAGCAAAGTGGAAACGTTACGGTCGGCGGTGGAGTACATTCGCGCACTACAACAACTTTTGGATGAGCACGACGCCGTGAGCGCAGCGTTTCAGTCCGGGGTCCTGTCGCCCAACAACTACCCCAACGAGATGAACTCCATGGCAGGCTCTCCAGTGTCCTCCTACTCGTCCGATGAGGGGTCTTACGACCCTCTCAGCCCCGAGGAGCAGGAACTCCTGGACTTCACAAACTGGTTCTGA
- the LOC135515416 gene encoding KICSTOR complex protein ITFG2-like yields MRNICNFVVAVGAEGWFHMFDLSAVAGAKSDSSSQQEALFSDDQKPCFSQHIPASTKVILISDIDGDGRSELVVGYTDRVVRAFRWEEPTDSSDLSSGQLVLLKKWLLEGQVDSLSVNPDLEGLPELMVSQPGCGFAILLCTWTQQGSSEAGPGEEAPPTPGSTECCCKRTLKLMDSSEQLKWSVQVDHQLFALQKLDITGDGREEVACAWDGQTYIIDHNRMVVRFQVDEIVNAFCAGQYTCKDGKNSPCLVYVSFNHKIYVYWRVELERMEPTHLLRVLEERPEFKARLEQLGVEYGPTLKTDSRLSYKQPLRKNPMNFT; encoded by the exons ATGAGGAATATTTGT AACTTTGTAGTTGCTGTGGGTGCAGAGGGATGGTTTCACATGTTTGACCTGTCTGCAGTGGCAGGAGCCAAGTCAGATTCATCCAGCCAGCAGGAGGCGCTGTTCTCTGACGACCAGAAACcctgcttctctcagcacatTCCTGCCAGCACCAAAGTCATCCTTATTAGTGACATAG ATGGGGATGGGCGCAGTGAGCTTGTAGTGGGATACACAGACCGTGTGGTGAGAGCGTTCCGCTGGGAGGAGCCCACCGATTCCTCAGACCTGAGCTCTGGACAGCTGGTCCTGCTGAAGAAGTGGCTTCTGGAGGGACAG GTGGACAGCCTGTCAGTAAACCCAGACCTAGAGGGTCTTCCTGAACTGATGGTGTCCCAGCCTGGTTGTGGCTTTGCCATCCTGCTGTGCACATGGACACAACAGGGCTCCTCTGAGGCAGGGCCGGGGGAGGAGGCTCCACCCACTCCTGGCAG CACTGAGTGCTGCTGTAAAC GCACACTGAAACTGATGGACAGTTCAGAGCAGTTGAAGTGGTCAGTGCAGGTGGATCACCAGCTTTTTGCTCTGCAGAAGCTGGACATCACA GGCGACGGCAGAGAGGAGGTGGCGTGTGCCTGGGATGGTCAGACCTACATCATCGACCACAACCGCATGGTGGTGCGGTTTCAGGTTGACGAGATCGTCAATGCTTTCTGTGCAG GTCAGTACACCTGTAAGGATGGCAAGAACAGCCCCTGTCTGGTGTACGTCAGCTTCAACCACAAGATCTATGTGTACTGGAGGGTGGAGCTGGAGCGCATGGAGCCCACCCATCTCCTTAGGGTcctggaggagagaccagagttCAAGGCCCGGCTGGAGCAACTGGGAGTGG